One stretch of Xiphophorus maculatus strain JP 163 A chromosome 19, X_maculatus-5.0-male, whole genome shotgun sequence DNA includes these proteins:
- the LOC102220983 gene encoding snRNA-activating protein complex subunit 1-like has protein sequence MESYRKPVKSDCEALLSRFQQTQSVRFEVFSNIWKEMKFVQIFRQSHNKRAFCRLVLDVAYCYFMPPFSFQIRVGGLYLLYSFYHCQTTSPPEQIRVALKDWEDVRNFEKESLDAQHLDVAYILQQLMTCKAFLFTAMPTLLHYSRKRTEEKPELCDEFMERPCRPQELINTQLSEEMSNIHELYKNTKASISSQMSTAAAASVSLIRGGIVSELCSAVMEFYNWQQNRDTVGEAQPSQERISSQQECSNRATLLAAIKSKAYEEPSEAVKSRRHRQVEIDLPAEEDKSFLKLRHSRVTKPSLKNRTKEQIHMSGDLGREAARTTLINHLVTLEPALQEKIKSERRFKSLNEYLESQTKSTSH, from the exons ATGGAGTCCTACCGGAAACCTGTGAAATCAGACTGTGAGGCGTTGCTCAGCCGCTTCCAACAAACACAGTCGGTCAGATTTGAGGTTTTCTCCAACATTTGGAAGGAGATGAAGTTCGTTCAGATCTTCAG ACAGAGCCACAACAAGCGAGCCTTCTGCCGTCTGGTCCTGGACGTAGCTTACTGCTACTTCATGCCCCCGTTCAGCTTCCAGATCCGTGTGGGTGGTCTGTACCTGCTGTACAGCTTCTACCACTGCCAGACCACCTCACCTCCAGAACAG ATCCGTGTGGCCCTGAAGGACTGGGAGGATGTGAGAAACTTTGAGAAGGAATCATTGGATGCTCAACACCTCGACGTTGCCTACATCTTACAACAGCTTATGACTTGCAAAGCTTTCCTCTTCACTGCAATGCCCACTCTG CTTCATTACAGCAGAAAGAGGACTGAGGAGAAGCCAGAGCTGTGTGATGAGTTCATGGAACGACCATGTCGCCCTCAGGAACTGATAAATACTCAGCTGAGTGAG GAAATGTCAAATATCCATGAGCTGTACAAAAATACGAAGGCATCCATCAGCTCCCAGATGTCCACAGCAGCTGCTGCGTCTGTCAGCCTGATCCGTGGTGGAATCGTGTCGGAGCTCTGCAGCGCTGTGATGGAATTCTACAACTGGCAGCAGAACAGG GACACAGTCGGTGAAGCCCAGCCCAGCCAGGAAAGGATTTCATCTCAGCAGGag TGTTCCAACAGAGCCACGCTCCTGGCAGCCATCAAATCTAAGGCTTATGAAGAACCATCAGAG GCTGTAAAGTCACGGCGCCATCGTCAGGTAGAGATCGATTTACCTGCTGAGGAAGACAAATCCTTCCTGAAGCTACGCCATTCCAGAGTGACAAAGCCATCTCTCAAAAACAGAACTAAAGAGCAGATCCACATGTCAG GTGACCTGGGAAGAGAAGCTGCAAGGACCACCCTGATAAACCATCTGGTTACCCTGGAGCCCGCTTTACAAG aaaaaatcaaaagtgaAAGAAGATTCAAGTCTTTGAATGAATATCTGGAGtcacaaacaaaatcaacatctcattga